In Odocoileus virginianus isolate 20LAN1187 ecotype Illinois chromosome 5, Ovbor_1.2, whole genome shotgun sequence, a single window of DNA contains:
- the BCL10 gene encoding B-cell lymphoma/leukemia 10: protein MEPTAPSLTEEDLTEVKKDALENLRVYLCEKIIAERHFDHLRAKKILSREDTEEISCRTSSRKRAGKLLDYLQENPKGLDTLVESIRREKTQNFLIQKITDEVLKLRNIKLEHLKGLKCSSCEPFPDGATNNLSRSNSDESNFSEKLRASTIMYHPEGESSTAPFFSTDSSLNLPVLEVGRTENPTFSSTTLPRPGDPGAPPLPPELQLEEEGNSSEMFLPLRSRAVLRQ, encoded by the exons gctTTAGAAAATTTGCGTGTATACCTGTGTGAAAAAATCATAGCTGAGAGACATTTTGATCATCTACGAGCAAAAAAAATACTCAGTAGAGAAGACACTGAAGAAATTTCTTGCCGAACGTCAAGTAGAAAAAGGGCTGGAAAACTGTTAGACTACTTACAAGAAAACCCCAAAGGACTGGATACCCTAGTCGAATCTATTCGACGAGAAAAAACACAGAACTTCCTAATACAGAAGATTACAGATGAAGTGCTGAAACTTAGGAATATAAAACTAGAGCATCTCAAAG GACTGAAATGTAGCAGCTGTGAGCCTTTTCCTGATGGAGCCACAAATAACCTCTCTAGATCAAATTCGGATGAGAGTAATTTCTCTGAGAAACTGAGAGCATCCACCATCATGTATCACCCAGAAGGAGAATCCAGCACAGCCCCCTTTTTTTCTACCGATTCTTCTctgaatttgcctgttctagaaGTAGGCAGAACTGAAAATCCCACCTTCTCTTCAACTACACTTCCAAGACCTGGGGACCCTGGCGCTCCTCCTTTGCCTCCAGAGCTGCAGTTAGAAGAAGAAGGAAACTCTAGTGAGATGTTTCTTCCCTTACGATCACGTGCTGTTTTGCGGCAATGA